The following proteins are encoded in a genomic region of Synechococcus sp. CBW1002:
- a CDS encoding Crp/Fnr family transcriptional regulator, whose translation MNALDTMRALASTGEVVSVPQGELIFRSGESGDCMFGVLEGTVQLSWNGDTGHEQIEAGDVFGAGALVTHEHRRYGNARALSPCRLLVMNREKFLFAVQESPMFAIELLGSIDQRLRHLKDCIKP comes from the coding sequence GTGAACGCCCTGGATACGATGCGCGCCCTGGCCAGCACCGGCGAGGTGGTCTCCGTTCCCCAGGGTGAGCTGATCTTCCGCTCCGGCGAATCCGGCGACTGCATGTTCGGCGTTCTGGAGGGCACGGTCCAGCTCAGCTGGAATGGGGACACCGGCCACGAGCAGATCGAGGCCGGTGATGTGTTCGGGGCCGGCGCGCTCGTCACCCACGAACACCGCCGCTATGGCAATGCCCGTGCCCTCAGTCCCTGCAGGCTGCTGGTGATGAACCGGGAGAAGTTCCTGTTTGCGGTGCAGGAATCTCCCATGTTCGCCATTGAGCTGCTCGGCTCGATCGATCAGCGGCTGCGGCACCTCAAAGACTGCATCAAGCCCTGA
- a CDS encoding transaldolase translates to MANLLDQLAAMTVVVADTGDIDAIRQFTPRDATTNPSLILAAAQIPTYQNLIDRSLQESRAVIGAEAPAEEVVNEALDEICVTFGKEILQIVPGRVSTEVDARLSYDTEATVAKAHKLIGLYEQAGIGRERVLIKIASTWEGIQAAERLEKDGIHCNLTLLFGFAQAVAAAEAGVTLISPFVGRILDWYKKSTGRDHYPGAEDPGVVSVTRIFNYFKTYGYRTEVMGASFRNLDEILELAGCDLLTISPALLDQLRSTEAELPRKLNGSDPAPSEPRISLDEAGFRAMLAEDPMASEKLDEGIRGFSKAIETLEAQLAHRLAVLEGGAAFTHAVQEIFLLNDLDGDGCITREEWLGSDAVFDALDTDSDGRLAPEDVRGGLGAALALSR, encoded by the coding sequence TGCGATTCGACAGTTCACACCGCGGGATGCCACCACCAACCCGTCGTTGATCCTGGCGGCGGCCCAGATTCCCACCTACCAGAACCTGATCGACCGCTCGCTGCAGGAATCGCGGGCAGTGATCGGCGCGGAGGCTCCGGCCGAGGAGGTGGTGAACGAAGCCCTCGACGAGATCTGCGTCACCTTCGGCAAGGAGATTCTGCAGATCGTGCCTGGTCGTGTCTCCACCGAGGTGGATGCCCGCCTCAGCTACGACACCGAGGCCACGGTGGCCAAGGCCCACAAACTGATCGGTCTCTACGAGCAGGCGGGGATTGGTCGCGAACGGGTGCTGATCAAGATCGCCTCCACCTGGGAGGGCATCCAGGCTGCTGAGCGGCTGGAGAAGGACGGCATCCACTGCAATCTCACGCTGCTGTTCGGCTTTGCCCAGGCTGTGGCAGCGGCTGAAGCCGGCGTCACGTTGATCTCTCCCTTCGTGGGGCGCATCCTGGATTGGTACAAGAAATCAACCGGTCGCGATCACTACCCCGGTGCCGAGGATCCCGGCGTGGTGTCGGTGACACGGATCTTCAATTACTTCAAGACCTACGGCTACCGCACCGAGGTGATGGGAGCCAGCTTCCGCAACCTGGACGAGATTCTTGAGCTGGCGGGGTGTGATCTGCTGACGATCTCACCGGCCCTGCTGGATCAGTTGCGCAGCACCGAGGCAGAGCTGCCCCGCAAGCTCAACGGCAGCGATCCGGCGCCGAGTGAGCCGCGCATCAGCCTGGATGAGGCGGGGTTCCGCGCCATGCTGGCGGAGGACCCCATGGCCTCCGAGAAGCTCGATGAGGGCATCCGCGGTTTCTCCAAGGCGATCGAAACTCTGGAGGCCCAGCTGGCCCACCGACTGGCGGTGCTGGAGGGCGGAGCTGCCTTCACCCATGCGGTGCAGGAGATTTTCCTGCTCAACGATCTTGATGGCGATGGCTGCATCACCCGTGAGGAGTGGCTCGGCAGCGATGCGGTGTTTGATGCCCTCGACACCGACAGCGATGGCCGGCTCGCCCCTGAGGATGTGCGCGGCGGTCTGGGAGCCGCGCTGGCCCTGAGTCGTTGA
- the frr gene encoding ribosome recycling factor, with amino-acid sequence MDLEASMRKSVEATQRTFNTIRTGRANPSLLDKISVEYYGAETPLKSLATITTPDSQTIQIQPFDSGSISLIEKAIAMSDLGLTPNNDGKSIRINIPPLTEDRRKEFCKLASKYAEEGKVALRNIRRDGIDRIKKLEKEGEFSEDQSRDEQEKVQKLTDRFISELEKHLTTKEAEILKV; translated from the coding sequence ATGGATCTCGAAGCCAGCATGCGCAAGTCGGTGGAAGCCACCCAGCGCACCTTCAACACCATCCGCACCGGTCGGGCCAACCCCTCCCTGCTCGACAAGATCAGTGTGGAGTACTACGGCGCTGAAACTCCGCTGAAATCGCTCGCCACGATCACCACCCCCGATTCACAGACGATCCAGATCCAGCCCTTCGACAGCGGCTCGATCAGCCTGATCGAAAAGGCGATCGCCATGAGCGATCTGGGGCTAACCCCCAACAACGACGGCAAATCGATCCGCATCAACATCCCACCCCTGACCGAGGATCGGCGCAAGGAATTCTGCAAGCTCGCCTCAAAATACGCCGAGGAGGGCAAGGTGGCCTTGCGCAACATCCGCCGCGATGGCATTGACCGGATCAAGAAACTGGAGAAGGAGGGAGAGTTCTCTGAGGATCAGAGCCGAGACGAGCAGGAGAAGGTGCAGAAGCTCACCGACCGCTTCATCAGCGAACTGGAGAAGCATCTGACCACCAAGGAAGCTGAGATCCTCAAGGTCTGA
- the pyrH gene encoding UMP kinase, with amino-acid sequence MAYKRVLLKLSGEALMGDQGYGIDPAIVQSIARDVAEVVASGTELAIVVGGGNIFRGLKGSAAGMDRATADYVGMLATVMNAITLQDGLEQAGIPTRVQSAISMQEVAEPYIRRRAIRHLEKGRVVIFGAGCGNPFFTTDTTAALRAAEINADVVFKATKVDGVYDMDPAKHPDAVRYDTLTFLDVLSGELEVMDSTAIALCKDNAIPIVVFDLFGAGNIGRAVSGQSIGTRIVPSR; translated from the coding sequence ATGGCCTACAAGCGCGTCCTCCTGAAGCTCAGCGGCGAGGCGCTGATGGGCGACCAGGGTTATGGCATCGATCCCGCCATCGTTCAGTCGATCGCCAGGGATGTGGCCGAGGTGGTGGCCAGCGGCACGGAGCTGGCCATCGTGGTGGGCGGCGGCAACATCTTCCGGGGCCTTAAAGGTTCCGCCGCCGGCATGGACCGGGCCACCGCCGACTACGTGGGTATGCTCGCCACCGTGATGAATGCCATCACCCTGCAGGATGGCCTCGAGCAGGCCGGCATCCCGACCCGGGTGCAGAGCGCCATTTCGATGCAGGAGGTGGCGGAGCCCTACATCCGTCGCCGTGCCATCCGACACCTCGAAAAGGGCCGGGTGGTGATCTTCGGGGCCGGCTGCGGCAATCCCTTCTTCACCACCGACACCACCGCCGCCCTGCGGGCGGCGGAAATCAATGCCGATGTGGTGTTCAAAGCCACCAAGGTGGACGGCGTCTACGACATGGATCCGGCCAAGCACCCTGACGCGGTGCGCTACGACACGCTCACCTTCCTGGACGTGCTCAGCGGCGAACTGGAAGTGATGGACAGCACCGCGATCGCGCTGTGCAAGGACAATGCCATCCCGATCGTGGTGTTTGACCTGTTTGGTGCGGGCAACATCGGGCGGGCCGTTTCAGGCCAGTCGATCGGAACCCGTATCGTTCCCTCGCGTTGA
- a CDS encoding geranylgeranyl reductase family protein — MTRDVEVIVLGAGAAGAAAAFHLSHAGRRVLLLERQSWPRPKACGGGMAASVQRWFPFDLSPAVDRVIRRVRFTWNLEDPVTAELPGEAPFWIVRRQRLDQYLVEQAVAAGCSLESRWSASDVSRHDSLWQVRSDDGRLVRANALVIADGSTSAFSAPLGLGPARPRFATTLAAEVDRTTQTPAGEASAHDDDTAHFEFGLVHHGFCWAFPRQGGMSLGVGTFIGRDPADHAAVLERMLPSLGYAATAGERRGAPLRVWDGHHRLHGDGVIAVGDAASLCDPFLAEGLRPALMSGSSGAACLERWLAGDTKALGAYTSQMRADWGESMAWGRRIAQVFYRFPRVGYQLGIKRPTAPQRIAQILSGSMGYGDIAQRVIRRLLLQQG, encoded by the coding sequence TTGACGCGTGATGTCGAGGTGATCGTGCTGGGGGCTGGCGCCGCCGGCGCCGCTGCTGCCTTCCATCTCAGCCACGCCGGCCGCCGGGTGCTGCTGTTGGAGCGCCAGAGCTGGCCGCGGCCCAAGGCCTGTGGCGGCGGCATGGCCGCATCGGTGCAGCGCTGGTTCCCCTTCGATCTCAGCCCGGCGGTGGACCGGGTGATCCGCCGGGTGCGCTTCACCTGGAATCTGGAGGATCCTGTCACGGCCGAGCTCCCCGGAGAGGCGCCGTTCTGGATCGTGCGCCGCCAGCGGCTTGATCAATATCTGGTCGAGCAGGCGGTGGCGGCGGGCTGCAGCCTGGAGAGCCGCTGGAGCGCGAGCGACGTGAGCCGCCATGACTCCCTCTGGCAGGTGCGCAGTGACGACGGCCGCCTGGTACGGGCAAACGCCCTGGTGATTGCCGATGGCTCCACCTCCGCCTTCAGCGCACCGCTGGGGCTGGGCCCGGCCCGGCCCCGCTTTGCCACCACCCTGGCCGCCGAGGTGGATCGAACCACCCAAACCCCGGCAGGCGAAGCCAGCGCCCATGACGATGACACCGCCCATTTCGAGTTCGGCCTGGTGCACCACGGCTTCTGCTGGGCCTTCCCCCGCCAGGGGGGCATGAGCCTGGGGGTGGGTACCTTCATCGGCCGGGACCCGGCCGACCATGCGGCCGTGCTGGAGCGGATGCTGCCCAGCCTCGGCTATGCGGCCACGGCCGGTGAGCGCCGTGGCGCTCCCCTGCGCGTCTGGGACGGCCACCACCGCCTGCATGGCGATGGAGTGATCGCCGTGGGAGATGCCGCCTCACTCTGCGATCCATTCCTGGCGGAAGGGCTGCGACCGGCCCTGATGAGCGGCAGCAGCGGCGCCGCCTGCCTGGAGCGCTGGTTGGCGGGAGACACCAAGGCTCTCGGGGCCTACACCAGCCAGATGCGAGCCGACTGGGGCGAGTCGATGGCCTGGGGCCGGCGGATCGCCCAGGTGTTTTACCGCTTCCCGCGGGTGGGCTATCAGCTGGGGATCAAACGCCCTACCGCGCCGCAGCGCATCGCCCAGATCCTTTCAGGATCGATGGGCTACGGCGACATCGCCCAACGGGTGATCCGCAGGTTGCTGCTGCAACAGGGCTGA